One region of Gemmatimonadaceae bacterium genomic DNA includes:
- a CDS encoding oxidative damage protection protein, translating into MTDVACTRCGQTREGFERPPFPGAIGARIVTEICKDCWGLWLKQQTMLINHYGLNVMDPQARTFLTRNMDAFLFKAGQAEDVDTTKQGSINW; encoded by the coding sequence ATGACCGATGTTGCATGCACGCGCTGTGGACAAACGCGCGAAGGATTTGAGCGGCCACCGTTCCCGGGCGCGATCGGCGCCCGAATCGTCACGGAGATCTGCAAGGACTGCTGGGGGCTTTGGCTCAAGCAGCAAACCATGCTGATCAACCACTACGGGCTGAACGTGATGGACCCCCAGGCGCGGACATTTCTGACGCGCAACATGGATGCCTTTCTGTTCAAGGCCGGCCAGGCGGAAGATGTCGACACCACCAAGCAGGGTTCCATCAACTGGTAG
- a CDS encoding alpha/beta fold hydrolase: MTALVDLLTRVADWLPFRRESRARIERWHARRLTIGPDGLVIGAQSIRLTGAGTHAALLLHGFNDTPQSMSYLAMALHRAGWTVSVPRLPGHGVSLADMARDARATRWRVAVDQAYADLDASHHHVVVCGQSMGGALAVLLAAHQPKLPALVLLAPYLGMPMRIQFQVITSWLWDVAIPYRIGTGGERSLHDPEAKAQALGAGVITSRTMSALRQVARAAEHALAAVKAPTLYLQSREDNRITRRDAERHFAMLGSVVKDQRWVSGSGHIISADYCKDTVAQQVIAWFAQHATAPSE; the protein is encoded by the coding sequence GTGACGGCGCTGGTCGATCTGCTGACGCGCGTCGCGGATTGGCTGCCGTTTCGCCGGGAGTCGCGGGCCCGAATTGAACGGTGGCATGCGCGACGGCTGACCATCGGTCCCGACGGCCTCGTGATCGGGGCACAGAGTATTCGTCTGACCGGCGCAGGAACGCACGCCGCGCTGCTGTTGCACGGCTTCAACGACACGCCACAGTCGATGTCGTATCTGGCGATGGCGTTGCACCGCGCCGGTTGGACGGTGTCGGTGCCGCGTCTCCCCGGGCACGGCGTGAGCCTGGCCGACATGGCCCGCGATGCTCGCGCGACACGCTGGCGCGTGGCGGTTGACCAGGCGTATGCGGACCTGGATGCATCGCATCACCACGTGGTAGTGTGTGGTCAGTCGATGGGTGGCGCACTGGCCGTGTTGTTGGCGGCGCACCAACCCAAACTCCCGGCGCTGGTGTTGCTTGCCCCATATCTCGGCATGCCGATGCGCATACAGTTTCAGGTGATCACGTCGTGGTTGTGGGACGTTGCCATCCCGTACCGTATCGGCACCGGCGGCGAGAGGTCCCTGCACGATCCGGAGGCCAAGGCACAGGCCTTGGGTGCCGGTGTCATCACGTCACGGACAATGAGCGCATTGCGCCAGGTGGCCCGAGCGGCCGAACACGCGCTTGCCGCTGTGAAGGCGCCCACCTTGTATCTCCAGTCACGTGAGGACAACCGGATCACACGCCGAGACGCTGAACGGCATTTCGCAATGCTCGGCAGTGTTGTCAAAGACCAGCGATGGGTTTCCGGGAGCGGCCACATCATTTCGGCCGACTACTGCAAGGACACCGTGGCGCAGCAGGTGATCGCGTGGTTCGCACAACATGCGACCGCACCGTCGGAGTGA
- a CDS encoding HesA/MoeB/ThiF family protein encodes MHSDARYARQVILKGFGPESQQRLGAARVLIVGAGGLGSPASMYLAAAGVGTLTLVDRDAVDITNLHRQLLYVTSDVGRSKVVVAAERLRAINPSVTVHIHDTRLTAQNAAELIAGHDVVIDATDNFPARYAINDACVRAGVPFVYGSVARFEGQISVFAAADGPCYRCLFPAAPLPGSVPTCAEEGVLGVVPGVLGLYQATEALKWIAGIGTPLVGRMLLLDLLEHESRTIRVTRRAECTTCGVVATVSRAQSPAEPDEHHAMTDAHADIDVVALAARLTGGDALVVLDVREPWEFDLASVPNSTLVPLSTLPSAINRLERDMEYVVLCHHGMRSEMAANYMRAQGFPTVHNLVGGIDAWSLQVDPTVPRY; translated from the coding sequence ATGCACTCGGACGCGCGGTACGCCCGCCAGGTGATCCTCAAGGGCTTTGGCCCCGAGTCGCAACAGCGACTTGGGGCGGCTCGCGTGCTCATTGTCGGGGCCGGGGGCCTCGGCTCGCCGGCAAGCATGTATCTGGCCGCGGCGGGTGTCGGCACGTTGACGCTGGTCGATCGCGACGCGGTCGATATCACCAATCTCCATCGGCAACTTCTGTACGTGACCTCGGATGTCGGTCGCAGCAAGGTGGTGGTTGCAGCGGAGCGGCTGCGCGCCATCAATCCTTCCGTGACGGTACATATCCACGACACGCGCCTGACGGCGCAGAATGCAGCGGAACTGATTGCGGGGCACGACGTCGTGATCGACGCCACGGATAACTTTCCGGCACGCTACGCCATCAACGATGCCTGCGTGCGCGCGGGGGTGCCGTTCGTCTATGGAAGCGTGGCGCGCTTTGAGGGGCAGATCAGCGTTTTTGCCGCGGCCGATGGTCCCTGTTATCGCTGCCTGTTTCCGGCGGCACCGCTTCCCGGTTCAGTGCCAACCTGCGCCGAAGAGGGCGTGTTGGGCGTCGTGCCGGGTGTACTGGGATTGTATCAGGCCACCGAGGCGCTCAAATGGATTGCCGGCATCGGTACACCGTTGGTTGGCCGCATGCTGCTGCTGGACCTGCTGGAACACGAAAGCCGAACCATTCGCGTCACCCGTCGCGCCGAGTGCACCACCTGCGGCGTCGTCGCAACCGTGTCGCGTGCCCAATCACCCGCTGAGCCAGATGAGCACCACGCCATGACCGACGCGCATGCCGATATAGACGTTGTCGCCCTTGCCGCTCGCCTTACCGGTGGCGATGCGCTGGTAGTGCTCGATGTGCGTGAACCGTGGGAGTTTGACCTGGCGAGCGTGCCAAACAGTACGCTTGTGCCACTCTCGACGCTCCCATCGGCCATCAATCGTCTTGAACGAGACATGGAGTACGTGGTGCTCTGTCATCATGGCATGCGCAGCGAGATGGCCGCCAACTACATGCGCGCGCAGGGGTTTCCGACAGTGCACAATCTCGTGGGCGGTATCGACGCCTGGAGTCTGCAGGTTGACCCGACGGTGCCTCGGTACTGA
- a CDS encoding M20/M25/M40 family metallo-hydrolase produces the protein MRSLLRCSPIRTAVLSLPLVAAQSFSQVTPGYSATSAVAQRRLEQEAIRGPVPARARTLSAALSKEPHVAGTPAQKRTADYVIAQMKAMGLETELRQYDVWLPHATSVKITRLGRTPLSLDLSEPPVPGDPATALKQYPTVNGSSGAGVGDGELVFVNYGLIEDYATLDSLGVSVKGKVVLARYGRSFRGIKAREAEKRGAVAALIYTDPADDGFARGDVYPEGPMRPMRGVQRGSVYNGAGDPLTPGYASKPGAPRIPLDQAVLPMIPVVPISAANAQVLLAQVRGTAIPAGWQGGMALRYHVGPGPTRVRVEVTTDAATNGTKAIYNTLGYLRGTDFPDEYVYIGGHRDGWGPGAADNISGTVSILEAARALSDMARNGTRPRRTIVFATWDAEEWGLVGSSEYVEDDSLRLQKGAVAYFNQDVAAQGSSFGGGGTPSLRAVLRDVVKSVPDPKSKGTVYDAWRAASGLRADTLEPAMGDPGGGSDFAGFYNHLGIPIAEWGFGGPAGTYHSAYDTHAWMERFGDPGFLYHATAARIGAAMALRVANADILPYDYVEFARTMRRYVAPLARGLAAKGWDSTAATPLAAAIGRLERSAQAFATARDAELARGVARQTQLATNTILLKVERAFARSSGLKGRPWYRSLIYVADIDNGYANMNFPGVNEAIRAGDRATTTAELADLIQRFGVAADLMDQAAKLVATR, from the coding sequence GTGCGCTCTCTCCTGCGCTGTTCACCGATTCGCACTGCGGTCCTGTCGTTGCCACTCGTGGCCGCGCAATCGTTCTCGCAAGTCACACCAGGATACTCCGCCACCTCGGCGGTGGCCCAGCGGCGTCTCGAACAGGAAGCCATTCGGGGACCCGTACCGGCGCGCGCGAGGACGCTCTCCGCCGCGTTGTCAAAAGAACCGCATGTGGCCGGCACCCCGGCGCAGAAGCGCACGGCCGACTATGTCATCGCGCAGATGAAGGCGATGGGGCTTGAGACGGAACTTCGTCAATACGACGTGTGGTTGCCGCATGCCACCAGTGTGAAGATCACTCGCCTCGGCCGCACGCCGCTGTCCCTCGACTTGAGCGAGCCGCCCGTGCCGGGCGATCCGGCCACCGCACTGAAGCAGTATCCCACGGTGAACGGCTCGAGTGGCGCCGGGGTCGGCGACGGCGAGTTGGTGTTCGTGAACTATGGGTTGATTGAAGACTACGCGACCCTCGATTCCCTGGGCGTTTCGGTGAAGGGGAAGGTGGTGCTCGCCCGCTATGGTCGCAGCTTCCGCGGCATCAAGGCCCGTGAAGCGGAGAAGCGTGGCGCGGTGGCGGCGCTGATCTATACCGATCCGGCAGATGATGGATTCGCGCGCGGCGACGTCTATCCGGAAGGACCCATGCGTCCCATGCGTGGCGTGCAGCGGGGCAGTGTGTACAACGGCGCTGGCGATCCGCTCACACCGGGATATGCCAGCAAGCCTGGCGCGCCACGCATTCCGCTCGATCAGGCGGTGCTTCCCATGATTCCCGTCGTGCCGATCAGTGCGGCCAACGCGCAGGTGCTGCTGGCGCAGGTTCGTGGCACGGCAATTCCAGCGGGTTGGCAAGGTGGGATGGCGCTGCGCTACCACGTGGGCCCTGGCCCGACGCGGGTACGCGTGGAGGTCACGACCGACGCCGCCACCAACGGCACCAAAGCCATCTATAACACGCTGGGCTATCTGCGCGGCACCGACTTCCCTGATGAATACGTCTACATTGGCGGGCATCGCGATGGTTGGGGACCCGGCGCAGCCGACAACATCAGCGGTACAGTCAGTATTCTCGAAGCTGCGCGCGCATTGTCGGACATGGCCAGGAATGGCACGCGCCCACGTCGAACGATTGTGTTCGCCACATGGGACGCCGAGGAATGGGGGCTGGTGGGGAGTTCCGAGTACGTCGAGGACGATTCGTTGCGGTTGCAGAAGGGCGCAGTCGCGTACTTCAATCAGGATGTCGCGGCACAGGGTTCATCGTTCGGTGGTGGTGGCACGCCGTCATTGCGCGCCGTGCTGCGCGATGTGGTGAAAAGTGTTCCCGATCCGAAGAGCAAAGGCACCGTGTACGATGCGTGGCGCGCGGCCAGTGGATTGCGCGCGGACACGCTGGAACCGGCCATGGGTGATCCCGGCGGCGGCAGCGACTTCGCGGGATTCTACAATCACCTCGGTATTCCGATTGCCGAATGGGGGTTTGGTGGACCCGCGGGAACGTACCACTCGGCCTATGACACGCATGCGTGGATGGAGCGATTTGGTGACCCGGGCTTTCTCTATCACGCCACGGCGGCGCGCATTGGCGCGGCCATGGCGCTGCGCGTGGCCAACGCGGACATCCTGCCGTACGACTACGTCGAGTTCGCGCGCACCATGCGCCGCTATGTCGCGCCGCTTGCGCGAGGCCTGGCGGCAAAAGGATGGGACAGCACCGCTGCGACACCGCTCGCCGCTGCCATTGGCAGACTCGAGCGCTCGGCGCAGGCATTCGCGACTGCGCGTGACGCCGAACTTGCCCGCGGGGTCGCGCGTCAGACGCAGCTGGCCACCAATACCATTCTCCTCAAGGTGGAACGCGCGTTTGCTCGATCGAGCGGACTGAAAGGTCGACCGTGGTACCGTTCGCTGATCTATGTGGCGGACATCGACAACGGCTACGCCAACATGAACTTCCCTGGCGTGAATGAAGCGATTCGCGCCGGTGATCGGGCGACGACGACGGCCGAATTGGCCGACCTGATACAGCGCTTCGGCGTCGCTGCCGATCTCATGGATCAGGCCGCGAAGCTCGTGGCCACCAGATAG
- a CDS encoding alkaline phosphatase family protein gives MRLRTSLHIISATLGIVASSAPVHLAAQTPLPPTLVVQITVDQLRPDYLDRFASQLTGGLGRLLRQGAFFTNATHDHATTETAPGHATLWSGRFPSHTGVVLNEIGVADPQMPLLFGRGGGASPYRFRGSSYFDWVRSRDQFSRALSVSRKDRGAILPLGRARQSVFWYSLDGRFTTSRYYGDTIPTWVQRFNALNFTAKYLGAEWTTLLDASMYPERDSVSFENQGKDFVFPHRLAADQRTGTNDFVEFPWMDDVTVNFALAGVNALELGKGPTLDVLAVSLSTTDAVGHRYGPDSRELHDQVLRVDRALGRLIDSLYKLRDSTRIVFALGADHGVAPFPESHFDGADPDRGRVDPRPVIDAARSALAARGVEGDALLLQSGIVSLDRARLQAKGISSDSVVTALRNALLKLPGMQRVDRVRTLAAAAARGDRIGRRWLHSIPPDLMAELTVTLQPFYYWFTTRYATHGTPHDYDARIPILFMGPMFRPGRYTTPVRSVDIAPTIAAVTDVTPIEPVDGRVLTEALRDRAAPRTVPPKR, from the coding sequence ATGCGCCTGCGCACCTCTCTCCACATCATCTCCGCGACACTTGGCATTGTCGCGTCGAGCGCTCCAGTCCACCTCGCGGCGCAGACGCCATTGCCGCCGACACTCGTCGTCCAGATCACCGTCGACCAGCTGCGCCCCGACTACCTGGACCGGTTCGCATCTCAGCTCACCGGCGGGCTCGGGCGTCTGCTTCGGCAGGGCGCATTCTTCACCAACGCCACGCACGACCACGCGACCACGGAAACCGCGCCAGGACACGCGACGCTTTGGTCAGGGCGCTTTCCCTCGCACACGGGCGTCGTGCTCAACGAGATCGGTGTGGCGGATCCGCAAATGCCGCTGCTGTTCGGACGGGGCGGCGGTGCGTCGCCCTACCGTTTTCGCGGGTCGTCATACTTTGACTGGGTGCGAAGCCGAGACCAGTTCAGCCGGGCGCTTTCGGTGTCACGCAAGGATCGCGGCGCCATCCTGCCGCTGGGCCGCGCGCGACAGAGTGTGTTCTGGTACTCGCTGGACGGACGGTTCACCACGAGTCGCTACTATGGCGACACGATTCCCACGTGGGTGCAGCGATTCAATGCCCTGAATTTCACCGCCAAGTACCTCGGGGCCGAGTGGACCACGCTGCTCGATGCGTCGATGTATCCCGAACGGGATTCGGTGTCGTTTGAGAATCAGGGTAAGGACTTCGTCTTCCCCCATAGACTGGCAGCCGATCAGCGCACCGGCACGAATGATTTCGTCGAGTTCCCCTGGATGGACGATGTGACGGTGAATTTTGCGCTGGCCGGCGTCAACGCCCTCGAACTCGGTAAGGGCCCGACGCTTGATGTGCTGGCCGTGTCGCTCTCCACCACGGATGCCGTCGGCCATCGGTACGGTCCGGACTCGCGCGAGCTGCACGATCAGGTGCTGCGAGTGGATCGGGCGCTTGGACGCCTTATCGACTCGCTGTACAAGCTGCGGGATTCCACACGCATTGTCTTCGCATTGGGGGCCGATCATGGCGTCGCCCCCTTTCCGGAATCACACTTCGATGGCGCCGATCCCGATCGCGGCCGCGTCGATCCGCGACCCGTCATCGACGCGGCACGGAGCGCATTGGCGGCTCGGGGGGTGGAAGGAGACGCGCTGCTGCTGCAGTCGGGGATCGTATCGCTTGACCGCGCGCGACTGCAGGCCAAGGGCATCAGTAGTGATTCCGTGGTGACGGCACTGCGCAATGCATTGCTGAAATTGCCCGGGATGCAACGGGTCGATCGCGTGCGCACCCTGGCCGCCGCGGCCGCCCGCGGTGACAGGATCGGCCGACGCTGGTTGCATTCCATACCGCCCGACCTCATGGCCGAGCTCACGGTGACGCTCCAGCCCTTCTATTACTGGTTCACCACGCGCTATGCGACGCATGGCACGCCGCACGACTACGACGCGCGCATTCCCATCCTCTTCATGGGGCCGATGTTCAGGCCGGGCCGCTACACGACGCCCGTTCGATCGGTGGATATTGCTCCTACGATTGCAGCGGTCACCGATGTCACGCCGATTGAGCCGGTGGATGGACGCGTGTTGACCGAAGCGTTGCGTGACCGTGCTGCGCCGCGGACGGTGCCGCCGAAACGATGA
- a CDS encoding FMN-binding negative transcriptional regulator, translated as MYIPASFAEPDHTVLLDFMEANPLGALVTSSPAHGLYATHLPLVIDRQRGPHGVLQGHIARANPHCRMAADTSDAMVIFTGPEAYITPAWYASKARDGKVVPTWNYVAVHVTGTMKFISEPEFLLAHLTQLTDTHEAGRALPWSISDAPAEYVKQLAGAIVGVEIEIRSLEGKWKLSQNRPDDDIDGVINGLRVSTSTTDHTVADLVAARRPVRTDPDAKQNSH; from the coding sequence ATGTACATTCCCGCGTCGTTCGCTGAGCCGGATCATACGGTTCTCCTGGACTTCATGGAGGCGAATCCGCTGGGCGCGCTGGTAACCAGTTCACCCGCACACGGCCTGTACGCCACGCACCTGCCACTGGTGATTGATCGGCAGCGTGGCCCGCACGGGGTGCTGCAAGGACACATCGCGCGGGCCAATCCGCATTGCCGCATGGCCGCCGACACCAGCGACGCCATGGTGATCTTCACCGGACCCGAAGCGTACATCACGCCGGCGTGGTACGCCTCAAAGGCGCGCGACGGGAAGGTGGTGCCCACCTGGAATTACGTGGCGGTGCATGTGACCGGCACCATGAAATTCATCAGCGAGCCGGAATTCCTGTTGGCGCATCTCACTCAGCTCACCGACACGCACGAGGCCGGACGTGCGCTCCCGTGGTCGATTTCCGACGCGCCGGCCGAATACGTGAAGCAACTCGCGGGTGCGATTGTGGGTGTCGAAATTGAGATCCGATCGCTCGAGGGAAAGTGGAAGCTGAGTCAGAATCGCCCCGATGATGACATTGATGGCGTGATAAACGGACTGCGTGTTTCGACGTCCACGACCGATCATACGGTCGCTGATCTTGTTGCCGCGCGGCGACCGGTACGCACAGACCCCGACGCGAAACAAAACTCGCACTAG
- a CDS encoding acetylornithine transaminase, whose protein sequence is MTPTTMPSPVAPIAFTPTAASTSSPASDAILGTYKRQAPLFVRGQGVYMFDADGTRYLDFVAGIAVTSLGHADAGVMQAMQEAMATGLLHTSNLYRTAPGEALAEWLVAHSFASNVFFCNSGAEANEGAFKFARRWARAGGIEDKYEIVAVRGSFHGRMPGTLAATDRPAYRLPFRPLMGGVSIVERDLDELRTVLDAQKTAAVIVEPIQGEGGVRILDPEFLRGLRALTKERNVLLILDEIQCGLGRTGSLFAYEQLGFEPDILTLAKPLAGGLPMGAILVTGEVARTIQAGDHGTTFGGGPLLAHVAHHVVQRLADPALLAHVRETGAWLGEQLQGIADRTGKVRAIRGKGLMWGMDVHETAGAIIGRAFSGGLLMVSAGEHTLRFLPPLVITRDELAAGLAILEASLLG, encoded by the coding sequence ATGACGCCCACCACCATGCCCTCACCTGTCGCGCCCATCGCCTTCACGCCAACGGCGGCGTCCACCTCATCGCCGGCGTCCGACGCGATCCTCGGCACGTACAAGCGTCAGGCCCCGCTGTTCGTCCGCGGTCAGGGCGTGTACATGTTCGATGCCGACGGCACACGTTATCTCGATTTCGTGGCAGGCATCGCGGTCACCTCGCTGGGGCACGCCGACGCCGGCGTCATGCAGGCCATGCAGGAGGCCATGGCTACCGGGCTGCTGCACACGTCCAACCTGTATCGCACCGCGCCGGGCGAGGCGCTGGCGGAGTGGCTGGTCGCGCACTCGTTCGCCTCGAACGTGTTCTTTTGCAACTCGGGCGCCGAAGCCAATGAAGGGGCCTTCAAGTTCGCACGGCGCTGGGCGCGCGCTGGCGGCATCGAGGACAAGTACGAGATCGTCGCGGTGCGCGGGTCGTTTCACGGCCGCATGCCTGGCACGCTGGCCGCCACCGATCGTCCCGCGTATCGCCTGCCGTTCCGTCCGCTCATGGGCGGCGTGAGCATTGTCGAGCGCGACCTCGACGAACTGCGCACCGTGCTCGACGCGCAAAAGACAGCCGCCGTGATTGTCGAGCCCATTCAGGGCGAAGGCGGCGTGCGCATCCTCGATCCGGAATTCCTGCGCGGCCTGCGGGCCCTGACGAAGGAACGGAACGTGTTGCTCATTCTCGATGAGATCCAGTGCGGACTGGGTCGCACTGGTTCATTGTTTGCCTACGAGCAATTGGGCTTCGAGCCCGACATCCTCACGCTGGCCAAGCCATTGGCTGGCGGATTGCCCATGGGTGCAATCCTGGTGACCGGCGAGGTCGCGCGCACGATCCAGGCGGGCGATCATGGCACCACGTTCGGGGGTGGACCGCTGCTGGCGCACGTCGCGCATCATGTGGTGCAGCGCCTGGCCGATCCGGCGCTCCTGGCCCATGTGCGGGAAACCGGTGCGTGGTTGGGCGAGCAGCTGCAAGGCATCGCCGACCGCACCGGCAAGGTGCGCGCCATTCGCGGCAAGGGTCTCATGTGGGGCATGGACGTGCACGAGACGGCCGGTGCGATCATTGGCCGAGCGTTCTCCGGTGGACTGCTGATGGTCAGCGCCGGCGAGCATACGCTGCGCTTCCTGCCGCCACTGGTCATTACGCGCGATGAACTGGCAGCCGGGCTGGCCATCCTCGAAGCGTCGTTGCTCGGCTGA
- the argB gene encoding acetylglutamate kinase translates to MIVVKLGGRTQSDPALPAALAALWAASGGRLVIVHGGGDQISALQRLRGEEPVFVGGRRVTTEGALELVRMVLSGLANKQLVSALNHAGAPAVGISGEDGALLRAIPIDVSTFGFAGTPTRVDRRVIDALLAQGFLPVISPVATHDDQSVGGALNVNGDDAAAAIAAALDAAELFLLADVPGVLDGDRQRIPVLSLDAAHALVASGVAGGGMAAKLDACAQALAGGVARVRIGDLAALSVPDAGTSIVASTPVAVSH, encoded by the coding sequence GCGGCACTGTGGGCCGCGAGTGGCGGCCGACTCGTCATCGTGCACGGTGGCGGCGACCAAATCAGTGCGCTGCAACGCCTGCGCGGCGAAGAACCGGTTTTTGTGGGTGGACGTCGTGTGACCACGGAAGGTGCGCTCGAACTGGTGCGGATGGTGCTCTCGGGTCTCGCCAACAAGCAGCTCGTGTCGGCGCTGAACCACGCCGGCGCACCGGCCGTGGGCATCTCGGGTGAAGATGGTGCCCTGCTGCGGGCGATACCTATCGATGTGTCCACGTTCGGGTTTGCCGGCACGCCCACGCGAGTCGATCGGCGGGTGATCGATGCGCTCCTCGCTCAGGGCTTTCTGCCGGTCATCTCTCCGGTCGCCACGCACGACGACCAATCCGTTGGCGGCGCGCTCAACGTGAATGGTGATGACGCGGCGGCGGCCATCGCAGCCGCACTCGATGCGGCCGAGTTGTTCCTGCTGGCCGATGTCCCCGGCGTGCTGGACGGCGACCGCCAGCGCATTCCCGTCCTCTCGCTTGACGCCGCGCATGCGCTGGTGGCGTCGGGTGTGGCCGGTGGCGGCATGGCCGCCAAGCTCGACGCCTGTGCGCAGGCGTTGGCCGGTGGCGTGGCCCGTGTCCGCATTGGCGATCTGGCGGCGCTGTCCGTTCCCGACGCTGGCACGTCAATCGTTGCATCAACACCTGTTGCTGTCTCTCACTGA